tgatCAATTAAATCGTGATCTGTTCGATTGTACTTACCAACGTATATGTCTTAGATCAACGTACCCTTAATACACAGTAGGACACTGCAATCGAACCCAGTCCTAAGATGCGTGaactatttattttctctCTTTAGCGTTTAACACGCCTTTCtttgttcttcttgttcttgtttttgtttttgttttgttgatagTTTCCTTGACCCGAATAACAAAGTGCGAgtatatgcaaattatttgtgGACTATTTGTTGACGGAATGGAATGGCTGACTAATAACACTCACTTGCTGTCGATTTGAGACTTTTAACTCAAAATTGGCATTAATTATTGCATGTCTTTAACTAAATTGCACAACTTGAAGCTGTCAAGTGatgaaattgttaaaatgtACTTTAATAAAGCCGCACATCACGGCTAACGAGACGCGATAGGaagagtcgagtcgagtgaAATATATGCAGCTAATAAATTGAAGCACCTTTTTGGGGTGCTAGAACTCATGCTAGAAGAGAAGCCTTGCCTTTTGTTGCCTTGCCCTGGGTTCGAGCAGGTCGTAACAGCTGAGCCTTGTTGATAAACTGCCATGGCGAGCGTCTTTGCCTGGTGTTGATGacgcagttgttgctgcctctccGTACTGCTCATAATGTgaattgtatatgtatataaatataccctgcattttaaaatgagGGGTATATATAGCATAACATATGCTGCAAAGTACAATGTATTGATTTCGATAAATTGCAATAGTGTTCTTTAGATCGTAGTTGATTGATTTAGagacaaaatgaaatgttgtaTGTCTTTTCTTCTTTCCTAAAAGTATAATATTCAGGACATTGTtagagaataataataatataataatatataataataaggtTACCAAAGTTAGTAACTGTATCTTTGAAGTTCGTGATCTTCTTTTTAGCcttcttaaatatactatattatataattcGAAACAAAaggtattatatatttaccgtattaaaaatctattttaaatttgttcagAAAACTTCACTTATTTTATgagtttaaattgaatgtgaatttaagaaatattttacgGAGTTTTATTTTAGGTTCActttagttgtagttgcaaATGAATCTTAAGTCTACATTGCCATCCCAGGATAACTTGGAGTTCATTCACAGTCAATGTGTTCAATTTCTCAcctgtgtgttttttatttctctataATTTTTGATGCCATCGCAGCACGCGATTTGAAACGTCGACGTCAAAGTCGCGCCGGCATAAAAATTATGTGGCAAAAGTGGCAGTAGGCAATGTGGAGCCTTCGCTGGAGCAGCtacagctccagctccagtcCGTTGCCATTTGAACACTTGAACGCCATCGTCTGaccccaaaaacaaagaaacgtAGTTAGACCCATAATTTCCCCTGTTGGAGCGCGAGGGTCGCCTCGCAATTAGAAGAAGGAGTGGTCAAGAGaagcaagcgagcgagcgagagagcgagcaacCACCTTAGCAAAATGTACACGAGCTTCTTGCTGGTGGTTAGTGTCGCCAAATCCTGCgtgacacacacaaatacaaatagaaattcacaaatacaaataagagcaaagcatagaccgatattaagtatacgagagtttttcttctctttcatTCACTCTCAACAGGATGATATGGAGCAATGGGTTACGGACACATTTTACTCGTATTTTCCCGGCTTTAACAATGAAAATCAGAAACGGCAAAATTATTTGCGTGAGCGACAGCGCGAGAATCAGCAGAACTTTCTCAAGCACCAGGTAAGCAGCAGTCGCATTCATAATCCATGGCGTCAACTTCGGTTATGGTAATCAGTGTGAAATTTATGACCTGTGGACGACTATGTTAATGATTTGTTGTGCGTTTTACAACTGTATTTCTATAGATGCTACATCCGCCGGCGCCGAAACAGCGACGTCAGGTGAAGCTGTCGCAGCCAGAGGAGTTGCAAACGTCGCGCTCGAATCATTCCACAAGCACGAGCTCGACGTCCAACAGCAGAACGGATAAGACTGACCTagaattaattgtaaatagtAATCCCAATTACGTGCCGCCCAAGAAACGGCCAGGCACCACACGACAACAGCTTCTGCAAGATCTGGGTCACGTGGAGCTCTCTAACATTGTCACTGGCGATGGCATCCTGGAGCGTAATATGCGGAGTGCCGAATTGGAAACGGCGCGCAAAAGGGACTATCAACGGGATCTGATGCAACAGATTGAGGAGAAGCGTCGCTCCATTGAGATTCTGCGCGAAAAGGAGCGCAGACAGGAGGAGGCTTTGACCAGGTGAGCTTCACATTGAAAtcaatgaatttcaaaattcgaTGAATAtcacattgttttatttaaaaggcGCTTGGAAGCTCAACTGAAGACAATTCACTTGCAGGAGCAGCTGGAGAAGCAGCGACAACGTGCCGAAAAGGTGAGTTGAGtattgataatttattttaaaaaagataTAGATCAGCACAGATAGAATTGGACATAGGAATATCTGCGCATATTCTTAAGGTTCTTAAAATCCGTTACACCAATCATTATTTTGGGACGAAATAGGATTGagatttacaataaaatgttgttctTTGCTTTAAATTGAGTTAGAGCTccttatttttgtaatttattgatttattattttattattactatttattttatgcaatacATTAATAACatgtattattttgaattaataacTAAATTGTGCAGTTTacaacatattatatttactgaACAAGTGTAGGCTTCAGGTTGAGTTTTTATTTGGTTGGTGAATATCTCGAAGTAGTTCATTCAATTGAACTCTCCTTAGTTCAGTGGGGCTCTGCTTTATTTGGTTTGCTTGTATTAGTTTTGCATTAGGGTCGCGAAATTAGCACAACATACTTAGAGGGCGGAAGTTGCGCgacaattaattacaaattgaacAAATCAAAAGCTAGCTATAAAAGAGAAAGGGCAACATAATTAGTAATGAAATTAGCGAGCAgagcaatttaattatatatttttgaacacTTCACATATTGTTtacatattgaaaataatatataaaaacaatatactaaaggaATAATcagatattatttatttaaaatcaattaattttattattataattcttatatttacctatttacttatttgtccatttaacctacatataaaaatgtataatttttgtaatgtgtaaatttgtattcaataGGCACGCAAGGACTCAGATCACAATCGCCTGATGCGGGAGCAGCTGCTGGCCAAGCTAGAGGAGGATGCACAGCTGTTGCACGGCAAGGAACACAACGACTTGGCTGGACCTGTCAGGAATGGGAATACAAAGGCCGACAACAAGGATATCAATGGCAATGCCAGCAAAAGCAATACGACAAACACCAACAAGGTGTACAAATACTTTAGCAATTCGGCGCGACACGAGTATCGTCGAGGTGAACCATTGCCAGCGGGCGTGGAGCTTGACTTTGAGTTGCCGGAAATGTCGAAAATCGAACGCGAGTGCTTCCATTTGTGCGAAAAGATCTGTCCGCTCTGCGATGAGCCGTTGAAGAGCTATGAAAGCTGTTGTCTGCGCTGCCAGCGCAAGTTGGCactgaaaatgaaacaacagcgacagcccAGCGATGATACAGGTGGACAGCAGAGCGACGAGACGACTGAAGCTGCCGATGCTGTGGATCACGATTGCCAGAATAGCTATGCGCTCGTTTGTCTCAAGTGCGAACGTCTTTACGCGCTGTGTAGCCAATGTCTGGTAAAGAGTGATGTGTGTCGAGCCTGCCAACGGGAGCGCAATGTTTGCATGAATTGTCGGCGAAATCTGTGCTCCTTTTGCTTGGAGGAGATCGCGTGTGGCCGGGACACTGAGCGCACACATGTCAACGAAGTGAATGAAGAAAAACCACAGAAATCAGATGATGCGTTTCGTGTGCTCGAACTCAATTATGCTGTGCCATCTCCAACAGCGGAAACGAATGCCGCGAATCCCACTGAGGCAGACTCGCCTCCCTATTCCTTCAACATTTCACCGAATTCAGTGTTCCACGCGGATTACAAACCCACGCCGGTGAAGCCGCTGTTGATCGATCAACTGCCCATTGCCACGAGCAGTGCGAACAACAGCTTCGAGCTGGATAGCGCTGATGAGCAGGCGATGGAACGAGTGCGCCGGCAGACAGATAAGCGTCTATCACGTTACCTCAAAAACTACGGCGATCTGGCTTCCAAGCATCAACAAGATGTGCGTAGCAATAGCGAATCACGGCATCGGGGCACACAGACAATGCCTCAAAGTTTAGGCAGGCGAGATGTGGTGCTGCTCGAGCCACCGACGCATAATCTGTCGATGCCACTGCTGCGTGAAATGCCCAAGATGACGCGTAAGGAGACGGGTGCGTTGCCTGCCGAAAGCACTCAACGAAAGATGGATAATCTCAAGAAGCGCTGGGAGGTACGTAATTACGATATTCGTAATTGATGACATATCTAATCAGTTAAATTTGTTGCAGGTGCCTGCGGTGCAAAAGTTTACCGTGTCCTCTACATCTCCTAAGATACTCACCCAGGTGGGTGCCATACGTAAGCAACTGCAGGCAGCGCGATTCTTTGACGATGCCCAGGACGAGGTGGATGGCGACGACGACTACTGACCCCCAGACCGAAGGCtaacaacaatttttcaacTCTTGAACAAATTGTGTCTGTTTAGTTTTACAGTCTTgccagtttttgttttgttttgttcgttCTCTTTGCACAATTCGATTTCACTTTTTTCGCAATTATTATGGATTTTCTTTAATCCGTTTTGATCTATATAAAATTCTAACCATCCCTGAGATATTGATAATGTAATTAATGAGATACCATGTGCTTCTGCTGTTTCATGCAGCgtcaaattgtatatttaaggcaaaaagtttgttaatgtttttacaaatatatataaatcaaacTCATAAGCTTAACAGACGAAAAGTGTTCTTATTTTCATGAATTCTATTAGGGGCTGTCCATATATTACGTAATCACGTTTTCTGCGATTTTTGACACCCTCCCCCCCCCAGGTAATCAAAAGTAATCATTTGATGAACACCCTCCCCCCCCTAacaatgattacgtaatcacaaaaaaagaaaaatatgaaaatttgttcTCTTAATCTGTATTTTCAAAAGGAGATTCCAGCCaatctttaatatttcttattactGGAAGTTGGCTTGTCAAAATCTCTTTATATCCGCAGGTAtcatcttcgtcttcgtcgtctATATAGTCCTCGTCAAGCCATTCGAGGTCTTCACATCCTTCGTATGACTGAATTACTAGGCATACTCCCTATCGCCGTCCAGCCACACGGTAAAGGGGTTTCTTTGATTTCCAATCGAAGTTTACAGCTACatttatatgaattataaCATTCGGTACTTATCGACAGAGTAATCGGCGCTGAaccaatttttgaataaatacttttaacaacaaaatttttataaaatgattacgtaatcattgtCCAAGACCCCTCCCTCCCCTTGTAATCAAACATAATCATTTCCTTGACCCCCTCCCACCCCCTAAGTGATTACGTAATATATGGACAGCCCcttacatttatattattttttaacctATAGAAAAtctattgtttaatttttatacccattacgtatgtaacaggcaggaGGCATCTGCGGCCCACTAAGttatataaattcttgatcggtgtcaacagccgagaagAAATATagtagccatgtccgtctgtctgtgtgaacacttagatctcagagactataagatatagggcaatacatttttttcgacagcatttatgttttttttgggaTTTCATTTATGATTTCCGAGAATTTGGTATTGatctgataaaaattgttgaagttatttcTGAAATACTTTAATAGGACAAATTGCGCCTACTGCAATcgggtcttagctgctttggctgataagAATGTAGAATGTAGTATACATCGATATTCCAAATGTAGCCTTTGATAAATTTTAGCATTGTGCGccatattttcagtatatttgtagaatatagttttattgaaaataggtagcgggtgtctcacagtcgaacacaatTGACTGTAGCTGTCTTTCTAagatagtatatattatatgtcaTTTTTCGGTTTTTATGATCATTTCAAATAGAGAGCACTGaagattattatattatattatactttcAAATGTGCTATTAtgaaaaaaatctttttggcGTCTTTAGGAAAACCTCTAGCTCAATTAAGTGTGTTACCTCAGTCAAATTTGATGAAACAGCAAAACCATTGAAGCGATTCAAGGTGGAATCAACCATAAAATACCCATAAAGAAAGTAATTCGAATAATccaaaattgcaaaacagCATTAATTTGTAGGTAATAAATTcgttttttattcaattgatttagtGCGTCGTGCTGATCGTGCTGATCGTGCTGTCAGTTTACCACTGCAGAGGGCGGGGTGCGTAGACGGGAGCGTAGTGGGAGTAGGCGCCAGCGGAGCCATAGCTAGGTGCTGGAGCGCTGCATGGAACTGGCGTCAAGTTGGGCTGGCAGCTGAACAAGTAGTTCTTGGGGCAGGGTGGCGCCGGGATGGCAACGGGTGCTGGTGCGGCATAAGAGGGAGCTGCGGGTGCAGGTGCGGCATACGCTGAGGCAGCGGCGGCTGCAGCGGGCTGGCCATATCCACCACCTCCGTAGGAGGAGCCTAGCATCTTGTCATCTTTATCGGTAGCAGCAGCGTTGACGGATACGGCCACCAGGCAAACGGCGATGAGCACAAACACTTTCATGTTGATTCTTGAGCTAAACTTGGCTTGAAGTGAACTACAATGTTGACTACGACAATTCATCGGCCTTATATACCCAAAGAGCTGCCAGCAGTCTAATAAAATTGCCGCGTTAAGCATTGACCAAGTTTTGAGCCAATTCAACAAGCTcagcaattttttttcaagCTTTGCGACATAAAAACTATTggacttttttttatattgtatattttttatttgtttccgctgtcatttttaaagtttttttttttttgattattatgccagtttacattaatatttaaagaatttttatttaaattttgtaattaattcaTGTAATTATCTATAAATATGTAAGCTTGAATATTCAAaccatttttatatattcatagtTAATGTACTATATGTTTATTTAGATGCGAAAAGGTCGCGTGCGATATTATTGCgatattgaaaaaattgaaaaattctttaattttacccaaagatttatttatattatatatatttatttatttatttatagctcCTTATTAGCACTTTTAATAGAGTTAAAAATAATcttggaattatttttctattttaagataattgcaaaaatgaacaaattcgtacaaaaaatatacgaatttatatagtttatcgtaaaacagaaaaagttgcaaaaatcaatcttagctctaaattgTGTCAATCCAGAGCTGTACGATTAacctttactttttttattgattcagtttaagattttttttaatgaaaatattgttgcAAGCGACATTTTTCGCTAGGGATTTAcccatattaaaaataaatgtttttaaaatttattaagttaaGAATCTCTGCTTAAAAATATCTACT
This window of the Drosophila albomicans strain 15112-1751.03 chromosome 2L, ASM965048v2, whole genome shotgun sequence genome carries:
- the LOC117563694 gene encoding uncharacterized protein LOC117563694 isoform X2, yielding MYTSFLLVDDMEQWVTDTFYSYFPGFNNENQKRQNYLRERQRENQQNFLKHQMLHPPAPKQRRQVKLSQPEELQTSRSNHSTSTSSTSNSRTDKTDLELIVNSNPNYVPPKKRPGTTRQQLLQDLGHVELSNIVTGDGILERNMRSAELETARKRDYQRDLMQQIEEKRRSIEILREKERRQEEALTRRLEAQLKTIHLQEQLEKQRQRAEKARKDSDHNRLMREQLLAKLEEDAQLLHGKEHNDLAGPVRNGNTKADNKDINGNASKSNTTNTNKVYKYFSNSARHEYRRGEPLPAGVELDFELPEMSKIERECFHLCEKICPLCDEPLKSYESCCLRCQRKLALKMKQQRQPSDDTGGQQSDETTEAADAVDHDCQNSYALVCLKCERLYALCSQCLVKSDVCRACQRERNVCMNCRRNLCSFCLEEIACGRDTERTHVNEVNEEKPQKSDDAFRVLELNYAVPSPTAETNAANPTEADSPPYSFNISPNSVFHADYKPTPVKPLLIDQLPIATSSANNSFELDSADEQAMERVRRQTDKRLSRYLKNYGDLASKHQQDVRSNSESRHRGTQTMPQSLGRRDVVLLEPPTHNLSMPLLREMPKMTRKETGALPAESTQRKMDNLKKRWEVPAVQKFTVSSTSPKILTQVGAIRKQLQAARFFDDAQDEVDGDDDY
- the LOC117563694 gene encoding uncharacterized protein LOC117563694 isoform X3, translated to MEQWVTDTFYSYFPGFNNENQKRQNYLRERQRENQQNFLKHQMLHPPAPKQRRQVKLSQPEELQTSRSNHSTSTSSTSNSRTDKTDLELIVNSNPNYVPPKKRPGTTRQQLLQDLGHVELSNIVTGDGILERNMRSAELETARKRDYQRDLMQQIEEKRRSIEILREKERRQEEALTRRLEAQLKTIHLQEQLEKQRQRAEKARKDSDHNRLMREQLLAKLEEDAQLLHGKEHNDLAGPVRNGNTKADNKDINGNASKSNTTNTNKVYKYFSNSARHEYRRGEPLPAGVELDFELPEMSKIERECFHLCEKICPLCDEPLKSYESCCLRCQRKLALKMKQQRQPSDDTGGQQSDETTEAADAVDHDCQNSYALVCLKCERLYALCSQCLVKSDVCRACQRERNVCMNCRRNLCSFCLEEIACGRDTERTHVNEVNEEKPQKSDDAFRVLELNYAVPSPTAETNAANPTEADSPPYSFNISPNSVFHADYKPTPVKPLLIDQLPIATSSANNSFELDSADEQAMERVRRQTDKRLSRYLKNYGDLASKHQQDVRSNSESRHRGTQTMPQSLGRRDVVLLEPPTHNLSMPLLREMPKMTRKETGALPAESTQRKMDNLKKRWEVPAVQKFTVSSTSPKILTQVGAIRKQLQAARFFDDAQDEVDGDDDY
- the LOC117564561 gene encoding vitelline membrane protein Vm34Ca: MKVFVLIAVCLVAVSVNAAATDKDDKMLGSSYGGGGYGQPAAAAAASAYAAPAPAAPSYAAPAPVAIPAPPCPKNYLFSCQPNLTPVPCSAPAPSYGSAGAYSHYAPVYAPRPLQW
- the LOC117563694 gene encoding uncharacterized protein LOC117563694 isoform X1, encoding MENDILADVELQEFLALERNQLEQERQRLNAVNNQSRSNNINNAQSTCPAALLLQKDNFVAVQCQRMANGCNEPSSATATSSALATQNQNYDELQLQLDELKDDNKDDNENGKQEATSITLLKSAKEFVNQRELLVGSARQYKSPNASSLHRQLESERPQSENRLPIGRHKKADDMEQWVTDTFYSYFPGFNNENQKRQNYLRERQRENQQNFLKHQMLHPPAPKQRRQVKLSQPEELQTSRSNHSTSTSSTSNSRTDKTDLELIVNSNPNYVPPKKRPGTTRQQLLQDLGHVELSNIVTGDGILERNMRSAELETARKRDYQRDLMQQIEEKRRSIEILREKERRQEEALTRRLEAQLKTIHLQEQLEKQRQRAEKARKDSDHNRLMREQLLAKLEEDAQLLHGKEHNDLAGPVRNGNTKADNKDINGNASKSNTTNTNKVYKYFSNSARHEYRRGEPLPAGVELDFELPEMSKIERECFHLCEKICPLCDEPLKSYESCCLRCQRKLALKMKQQRQPSDDTGGQQSDETTEAADAVDHDCQNSYALVCLKCERLYALCSQCLVKSDVCRACQRERNVCMNCRRNLCSFCLEEIACGRDTERTHVNEVNEEKPQKSDDAFRVLELNYAVPSPTAETNAANPTEADSPPYSFNISPNSVFHADYKPTPVKPLLIDQLPIATSSANNSFELDSADEQAMERVRRQTDKRLSRYLKNYGDLASKHQQDVRSNSESRHRGTQTMPQSLGRRDVVLLEPPTHNLSMPLLREMPKMTRKETGALPAESTQRKMDNLKKRWEVPAVQKFTVSSTSPKILTQVGAIRKQLQAARFFDDAQDEVDGDDDY